The genomic region GACCAAGCAACTCGACCCCGACGCCTGGTACTTCGAGTGCCACTTCCCGGACGACCCGGTGCTCGCCGGCTCCATGGTGGCCGAGGGCGCGGTGCAGGTGCTGCAGACCTACCTGCTGCACCAGGGCATGCACCTGGTGCTCCCCGACGCCCGGTTCCAGACCATCATCGGCCTGCAGACCGAGGTGCAGGTGCGCGGCCAGATCACCCCGGCCCACCGGGAGATCCGCTACGAGCTGGAGGTCATGGAGCTGACCATGCTGCCGCGCCCCTCGGTGGTCGCGGACGTACTGGTCTACCTCGGCGACAAGCCGGTGATCCGGATGCGCAACTTCGGCATCCAGATCCGGGAGAAGGACGGCACCCCGTACCGGCCCGAACTCGGCGGCGTCCCGGCCTTCCTGGGCCGGCGCAACCGCTCCGGCGAGCCCGCGATGATCAACGAGCTGCACCTGGCGCACGCCGCCAAGGGCGACCTGGGCACCGCGATGGGCCCCGAGTTCGACGTCTACGCGAACAGCCGCGCGCCCTACATCCCCAACGGGGACTTCCAGTTCGTCGACCGGATCATGTCGCTGAAGGGCACCCGCGGCGACCTGGCCCCCGGCTCCGAGATGGTCACCGAGTACGACTCGCCCGTCGACGCCTGGTACTACCAGCAGAACTCCCACCCGCACCTGCCCAACGCGGTGCTGATGGAGACCTCGCTGCAGGCCGCGATCCTGCTCGGCTACTACCTCGGCGCCACCCTCAAGCAGCCCGAGACGCAGTACGCGATCCGCAACCTGGACGGCAAGGCCACCGTGGTCGCGGATATCGACCTGCGCGGCAAGACCATCCGCCACCACTCCAAGCTGCTGATGACCAGCGCGGTCTCCGGCGCGGTGCTGCAGAACTTCAGCTACGAACTCTCCGCCGACGGCGAGGTGTTCTACGTCGGCGAGTCGCTGTTCGGCTACTTCAGCGACGCGGCGCTGGCCAACCAGGCCGGCCTGGACGCGGGCCAGTACGCGGCGCCCTGGCTCGAGCAGCACCCCGACGCGCCCGCGCGACGGATCGAACTGCCGGACGACGCACCACAGTTCACCGATCCGAAGGGCGGCCGACTGCACCTGCCGGGCGGCCACTACCACCTGGTCGACCACGTCGATCTGGTGCCCGACGGCGGCAAGCACGGCCAGGGCTACCTGCACGGCTACCGGGCCGTGCGCCCCGACGAGTGGTACTTCGACTGCCACTTCCACCGCGACCCGGTGATGCCCGGCTCGCTCGGCGTCGAGGCGGTGCTGCAGGCGCTGCGGCTCTACGTCCTCGAGCAGGGCCTCGCCGAGGGCCTGTCGGACCCGCACTTCGCGCTCGCCGTCGACATCCCGACGAGCTGGAAGTACCGGGGCCAGATCCTGCGCCACGACGGCGAGTTGCGCTTCGACGCGCACATCAAGGAGGTCCGCAGGGAGGCGGACCGGATCGTGGTCATCGCCGACGCCGACCTGTGGAAGCCGGGCCTGCGGATCTACGAGCTGACCGATGTCGCCATCGAAGTCCGCGCCACCGCCTGACCGCCACGAGGGGACGACTACCGCCATGACCAACCCGCCCACGCCACTGCACTGGCAGGGGGCCACGTATCCGAGCACCGATCCGGCCGGTGTCTACCAGGTACTGGCCGAGCTCGAACGCCCCTGCTTCATCGTCCGCACCCCGCACGGCATCGGCGCGGCCTCCGGCGGCCAGGTCCGACCGGGCGCCGGCGCCCCGGCCGGCAGCCTGCCGCTGCTCGCCGCCGCCGCGCCGCTGCCCCCGCACCGACTCGGCTCGGCCGCCTTCCTGAGCGCCCACGGGGTGCGCCAGCCGTACCTGGCCGGTGCGATGGCCGGCGGCATCGCCTCCGCCGAGCTGGTGATCGCGCTGGCCAGGGAGGGGTTCCTGGCCTCCTACGGCGCCGCCGGACTGCTGCCGGAGACCATCGAGAAGGCCTTGGAGCGGTTCGCCGCGCAGATCCCCGGCCTGCCGTTCGCGGTCAACCTGATCCACAGCCCGAGTGAGGAGCGCCTGGAGCGCGAGGCAGTCGAGCTCTTCCTCAAGCACCAGGTGCGCTGCGTGGAGGCCTCCGCCTTCATGGCGCTCAGCCCGCACATCGTCCGCTACCGGCTGGCCGGGCTGCGCCAGGGCGCCGACGGCCGGCCGGTGGCCGAGCACCGGGTGATCGCCAAGATCTCCCGGACCGAGACCGCCGAGCGCTTCATGCGCCCGGCCCCGGCAGCACTGGTCAGCGAGCTGTTGAGCAAGCGCTTGATCACCCCGGTCCAGGCCGAGCTGGCCAAGTACGTCCCGATGGCCGACGACATCACGGTGGAGGCCGACTCCGGCGGCCACACCGACCGACGGCCGCTGCCCGCCCTGCTGCCCAGCATCCTGCGGCTGCGAGACGCCGTGCAGCGCGAGCACCGCTACCCGGTGCCGATCCGGGTCGGCGCGGCCGGCGGCCTCGGCAGCCCGGTGGCGCTGGCGGCGGCCTTCGCGATGGGCGCGGCCTACGTGGTGACCGGCTCGGTCAACCAGTCCTGCGTCGAGTCCGGCGCCTCGAAGGCGACCAAGGCCCTGCTCGCCGAGGCCGGCATCGCCGACTGCGAGATGGCCCCGGCCGCCGACATGTTCGAGATGGGGGTGGAGCTGCAGGTCCTCAAGAAGGGCACGCTCTTCCCGATGCGGGCCAAGCGGCTCTACGAGCTGTACCAGGCGTACGAGTCGCTGGAGGCGATCCCGCAGGAGGACCGGGCCCGGCTGGAGGCGCAGCTCTTCCGGCGCCCGCTGGCCGAGGTCTGGCAGGAGTGCGTCGGCTACTTCCAGCGGCGCGACCCCGAGCAGCTGGCCCGCGCGGCCGACAACCCCAAGCGGCGGATGGCCCTGGTCTTCCGCTGGTACCTGGGGATGTCCTCGCGCTGGTCCACCACCGGAGACCCGGACCGCACCCTGGACTACCAGATCTGGTGCGGCCCGGCGATGGGCAGCTTCAACGACTGGGTGACGGCCAGCTACCTCAAGGCCCCGGGCAACCGCCGGGTGGCCGAGGTGGCCCACCACC from Kitasatospora azatica KCTC 9699 harbors:
- a CDS encoding PfaD family polyunsaturated fatty acid/polyketide biosynthesis protein, coding for MTNPPTPLHWQGATYPSTDPAGVYQVLAELERPCFIVRTPHGIGAASGGQVRPGAGAPAGSLPLLAAAAPLPPHRLGSAAFLSAHGVRQPYLAGAMAGGIASAELVIALAREGFLASYGAAGLLPETIEKALERFAAQIPGLPFAVNLIHSPSEERLEREAVELFLKHQVRCVEASAFMALSPHIVRYRLAGLRQGADGRPVAEHRVIAKISRTETAERFMRPAPAALVSELLSKRLITPVQAELAKYVPMADDITVEADSGGHTDRRPLPALLPSILRLRDAVQREHRYPVPIRVGAAGGLGSPVALAAAFAMGAAYVVTGSVNQSCVESGASKATKALLAEAGIADCEMAPAADMFEMGVELQVLKKGTLFPMRAKRLYELYQAYESLEAIPQEDRARLEAQLFRRPLAEVWQECVGYFQRRDPEQLARAADNPKRRMALVFRWYLGMSSRWSTTGDPDRTLDYQIWCGPAMGSFNDWVTASYLKAPGNRRVAEVAHHLMRGAAFHTRLAALRTAGVHIPAAAGDYRPVPLEAGTLAGAL